A window of Pirellula sp. SH-Sr6A contains these coding sequences:
- a CDS encoding PSD1 and planctomycete cytochrome C domain-containing protein, whose product MFGSNTRSLRFVFVLFLCCWDRTVGQDVGAAEVDYQKDIAPLLAEHCTHCHGVDEGSRQGGLRLDRREDALRGGDSGKHAIALADVDQSEILRRILSTDPDEVMPPPSEKKPVGPEGVAKLKEWIRQGAAYDTHWSFTPPTKKPLPGKPDEGPVDSFVNHQLRSKNWISTPKASKEELVRRVYLDLIGLPPSPEELATAVGEPLESTVDALLQSDRFGEKWGRLWLDLARYSDTNGYEKDLQRDQWMYRDWVIDAFNHDMPYDRFVIEQIAGDLLPNATQSQMIATGFLRNSMINEEGAIVPEQFRMVEMFDRIDCVGKAVLGLTTQCAQCHTHKFDPITHHEYFGMFAYLNNSYEAQSWVYTDDQQKEIANIEQKLNEIDAKVREKHPDWQTELGRWREEWVSKQAKWSFPSFHQLESISGLNHPTQEPDHSILMKGHTSGDIFFVSKPEAQKITGLRIELLTHFDFPHTGPGRSKLGTWGIHEIELFTKGADGKEWVKHKLVQPVADFSNEEQKSADGKKATGPVTYLVDGTDDTTWTADRGVGRRNQPSVAVMRLETPIELTAGTEIKIAMRMSDMVGCCRWSFTDALEPTVAPIDYAAQLAMGVQDRDWSDAEKSVVFRAWAKSVPEWGELLGEVEALWKKFPVAATSILHLHERPSRDPRITKILDRGNWDQPTVPIEPHVPAAFHPLPKGEPNNRLGFAKWLVAPESPFAARVAVNRVWQALFGEGLLETPDDFGVRAPLPEYRDLLDWLAVDFMEQGWSHKKLIRQMVLSETYQRSSKGAGSLREDDPRNRWLARGPRFRAEAEVVRDIALSVSGLIHHKMGGPSVIPPVPQSVLDYNYTYPSYWKAAEGPERYRRTVYGFRKRSMPDPVASTFDAPNGDLSCARRVRSNTPLAALTGLNETIFVEAARALALRILREGGENDRQRIERAFLLCISRLPSSDESRVIEQLLESQRKRLAEGWVNAKEIATGDAGVAPALPPNTTPQDAAAWTVVSRVLLNLDETITKN is encoded by the coding sequence ATGTTTGGTTCGAATACCCGTTCCCTCCGATTTGTTTTCGTCTTGTTCTTGTGCTGCTGGGACCGAACCGTGGGCCAAGATGTAGGGGCCGCGGAGGTTGACTACCAAAAGGACATTGCACCTCTCCTAGCTGAACATTGCACCCATTGCCATGGAGTGGATGAAGGATCTCGGCAAGGTGGATTGCGTCTCGATCGCCGCGAAGATGCCTTGCGGGGAGGAGATTCCGGGAAACATGCGATCGCGCTGGCAGATGTTGACCAGAGCGAAATTTTGCGACGCATCTTGTCCACGGATCCGGACGAAGTCATGCCACCCCCGAGCGAGAAGAAACCGGTTGGGCCGGAAGGGGTAGCCAAGTTGAAGGAGTGGATTCGCCAGGGGGCAGCCTACGATACCCATTGGTCCTTTACCCCGCCCACCAAAAAGCCTTTACCCGGTAAACCAGACGAGGGTCCCGTCGATTCCTTTGTGAATCACCAGCTCCGATCGAAGAACTGGATCTCCACTCCGAAAGCTTCGAAAGAGGAATTGGTACGCCGCGTCTATCTGGATCTCATCGGGCTTCCTCCTAGCCCCGAAGAGTTGGCAACGGCTGTCGGCGAGCCTCTGGAATCGACCGTGGACGCTCTTTTGCAGAGCGATCGCTTTGGGGAGAAGTGGGGGCGATTGTGGTTGGATTTGGCGAGATACTCCGACACCAATGGATACGAAAAGGATTTGCAACGCGATCAGTGGATGTATCGCGATTGGGTCATCGATGCCTTTAATCACGACATGCCCTACGACCGCTTTGTGATCGAACAGATCGCTGGTGATCTGCTTCCAAATGCAACGCAATCCCAGATGATCGCCACCGGGTTCTTGCGCAATAGCATGATCAACGAAGAGGGGGCGATCGTCCCCGAACAATTCCGCATGGTGGAAATGTTCGATCGTATCGACTGCGTTGGAAAAGCGGTGCTGGGATTAACCACTCAGTGCGCCCAATGCCATACGCACAAGTTCGATCCGATTACGCACCACGAGTACTTTGGAATGTTCGCTTACTTGAACAATTCCTACGAGGCTCAGTCGTGGGTCTACACTGACGATCAGCAAAAAGAAATTGCGAATATCGAACAGAAGCTAAACGAGATCGACGCAAAAGTTCGGGAAAAGCACCCTGATTGGCAAACAGAACTGGGGCGGTGGCGCGAGGAATGGGTCTCGAAGCAGGCGAAATGGAGTTTCCCCAGCTTTCATCAATTGGAGAGCATAAGCGGATTGAACCATCCCACCCAAGAACCCGATCACTCGATCTTGATGAAGGGGCATACGAGCGGCGATATTTTCTTCGTGTCCAAGCCTGAGGCTCAAAAGATAACGGGATTGCGAATCGAGCTTCTCACCCATTTCGATTTCCCCCATACGGGACCAGGGCGGAGCAAGCTTGGGACATGGGGCATCCACGAAATCGAACTCTTCACCAAGGGGGCGGATGGAAAGGAGTGGGTCAAGCACAAACTCGTTCAGCCTGTTGCCGATTTTTCCAATGAGGAACAGAAGAGTGCGGATGGAAAGAAGGCGACGGGCCCCGTGACTTATTTGGTCGATGGCACCGATGACACCACTTGGACGGCGGACCGAGGAGTCGGCAGACGTAATCAACCCTCGGTGGCGGTGATGCGATTGGAGACCCCGATCGAGTTGACTGCCGGGACGGAGATCAAGATTGCGATGCGCATGTCCGACATGGTGGGCTGCTGCCGTTGGAGTTTTACCGATGCATTGGAACCAACGGTTGCACCGATTGATTATGCTGCACAATTGGCGATGGGAGTGCAGGATCGAGATTGGAGCGATGCGGAAAAGTCGGTTGTCTTTCGCGCTTGGGCCAAATCGGTTCCGGAGTGGGGCGAACTACTCGGGGAAGTGGAAGCTCTTTGGAAGAAGTTCCCGGTCGCGGCCACGTCGATTCTCCATCTGCACGAGCGCCCGTCTCGCGATCCAAGGATCACCAAGATATTGGATCGTGGCAATTGGGATCAGCCGACTGTACCGATCGAGCCCCATGTACCTGCCGCATTCCATCCATTGCCGAAGGGAGAGCCGAACAATCGATTGGGCTTTGCCAAGTGGCTTGTTGCGCCCGAGTCGCCGTTTGCAGCCCGCGTCGCGGTCAACCGAGTATGGCAGGCCTTGTTTGGGGAAGGGTTGTTGGAGACCCCCGATGACTTTGGAGTGCGTGCTCCTTTACCGGAATATCGCGATCTCCTTGATTGGCTGGCTGTCGATTTCATGGAACAAGGCTGGAGCCATAAGAAATTGATTCGCCAGATGGTCTTGAGCGAAACGTACCAGCGATCCTCCAAGGGGGCGGGATCTTTGCGAGAAGATGATCCACGCAATCGATGGCTTGCTCGAGGGCCCCGATTTCGGGCGGAGGCGGAAGTGGTACGAGATATTGCACTCAGTGTATCGGGATTGATCCATCACAAGATGGGAGGTCCGAGCGTGATACCACCCGTGCCCCAAAGCGTCCTGGATTACAACTACACGTACCCGAGCTATTGGAAGGCGGCGGAGGGACCGGAGCGATATCGACGCACGGTGTATGGATTCCGCAAGCGGTCCATGCCGGATCCGGTCGCATCGACGTTCGACGCGCCCAATGGGGACTTGTCCTGCGCTCGGCGTGTTCGATCCAATACACCTTTGGCGGCACTCACAGGGCTAAATGAAACCATTTTTGTGGAAGCGGCCAGAGCGCTTGCCTTGCGAATTCTTCGCGAGGGTGGTGAGAACGATCGTCAAAGAATCGAACGCGCTTTCCTACTTTGCATTTCGCGTCTTCCGTCGAGCGACGAGTCTCGCGTCATCGAGCAATTATTGGAATCCCAACGAAAGCGATTGGCCGAAGGGTGGGTGAACGCAAAAGAAATCGCGACGGGAGATGCGGGTGTCGCTCCCGCACTTCCACCGAACACAACGCCTCAAGATGCCGCGGCTTGGACTGTCGTTAGCCGGGTCCTTCTCAACCTCGATGAAACCATTACGAAGAATTAG